One Drosophila virilis strain 15010-1051.87 chromosome 5, Dvir_AGI_RSII-ME, whole genome shotgun sequence DNA window includes the following coding sequences:
- the LOC6626417 gene encoding probable palmitoyltransferase ZDHHC24 isoform X1, with the protein MKFRRNPLPSRRIDILCFLTVGVLIPVVFLFDILVLLPEIHEPDGHLYTFTLIMAIFLLFNIKGNMIACMLIDTSVDHEHVKAPPDSEAVRLGWRHCTTCDRLAPPRSWHCKICGVCILRRDHHCIFMGCCIGQQNMRHFMCFTFYLFIATVYAMAYELYYVFASYIEELKILSALRKQLWGPFVWCFNYFEIALKITFLLKMLSFIGAGIALGYFVPLVLRGEVKANRGKQHNYNCGIYENLKSVFGQRMYFVWISPLLRSELPNDSYILKNDDSGKIK; encoded by the exons ATGAAGTTTCGACGCAATCCACTTCCCAGTCGGCGAATCGACATTTTATGTTTCTTAACTGTCGGCGTATTGATACCGGTTGTCTTTCTATTTGATATCCTAGTCTTGCTGCCGGAAATACATGAACCCGACGGTCATCTATACACTTTCACACTCATAATGGCCATCTTTCTCCTGTTTAACATCAAGGGCAATATGATAGCCTGCATGTTGATCGACACCAGCGTCGACC ATGAGCATGTCAAGGCGCCGCCAGATAGCGAGGCAGTGCGTCTGGGCTGGCGACATTGCACCACCTGCGATCGCTTAGCGCCTCCCAGATCGTGGCACTGTAAGATCTGTGGTGTTTGCATTCTACGACGCGATCACCACTGTATTTTTATGGGTTGTTGTATTGGGCAGCAGAATATGCGGCATTTTATGTGCTTTACTTTCTACCTATTCATCGCAACGGTCTATGCGATGGCCTATGAATTGTATTATGTATTTGCGAGTTATATCGAGGAATTGAAGATTTTAAGTGCGTTGCGTAAACAGCTTTGGGGTCCATTTGTATGGtgtttcaattattttgaaattgcACTCAAAATTACGTTTCTCCTCAAAATGCTATCGTTTATTGGCGCTGGCATAGCATTGGGCTATTTTGTGCCCCTCGTGCTACGTGGCGAGGTGAAGGCCAACAGGGGAAAGCAGCACAATTACAATTGTGGTATCTATGAAAATCTGAAAAGTGTATTTGGCCAACGGATGTATTTCGTCTGGATATCTCCTTTGCTGCGCAGCGAATTGCCTAATGACAgttacattttaaaaaatgacgACTCTGGGAAGATTAAATAA
- the LOC6626417 gene encoding probable palmitoyltransferase ZDHHC24 isoform X2: MAIFLLFNIKGNMIACMLIDTSVDHEHVKAPPDSEAVRLGWRHCTTCDRLAPPRSWHCKICGVCILRRDHHCIFMGCCIGQQNMRHFMCFTFYLFIATVYAMAYELYYVFASYIEELKILSALRKQLWGPFVWCFNYFEIALKITFLLKMLSFIGAGIALGYFVPLVLRGEVKANRGKQHNYNCGIYENLKSVFGQRMYFVWISPLLRSELPNDSYILKNDDSGKIK; this comes from the exons ATGGCCATCTTTCTCCTGTTTAACATCAAGGGCAATATGATAGCCTGCATGTTGATCGACACCAGCGTCGACC ATGAGCATGTCAAGGCGCCGCCAGATAGCGAGGCAGTGCGTCTGGGCTGGCGACATTGCACCACCTGCGATCGCTTAGCGCCTCCCAGATCGTGGCACTGTAAGATCTGTGGTGTTTGCATTCTACGACGCGATCACCACTGTATTTTTATGGGTTGTTGTATTGGGCAGCAGAATATGCGGCATTTTATGTGCTTTACTTTCTACCTATTCATCGCAACGGTCTATGCGATGGCCTATGAATTGTATTATGTATTTGCGAGTTATATCGAGGAATTGAAGATTTTAAGTGCGTTGCGTAAACAGCTTTGGGGTCCATTTGTATGGtgtttcaattattttgaaattgcACTCAAAATTACGTTTCTCCTCAAAATGCTATCGTTTATTGGCGCTGGCATAGCATTGGGCTATTTTGTGCCCCTCGTGCTACGTGGCGAGGTGAAGGCCAACAGGGGAAAGCAGCACAATTACAATTGTGGTATCTATGAAAATCTGAAAAGTGTATTTGGCCAACGGATGTATTTCGTCTGGATATCTCCTTTGCTGCGCAGCGAATTGCCTAATGACAgttacattttaaaaaatgacgACTCTGGGAAGATTAAATAA
- the LOC26530413 gene encoding uncharacterized protein, with amino-acid sequence MSPLVLLSVYGIYVFGFISNIFGYSCQFGYMHPAAVPIYEAEISWDCAVRYMKYADNALSGDSIKFTINLILVFDESQPESTIKAAIVQGGIGFNYTTLRLSCAQFADAESRSAKVTVLIYGLPIEQ; translated from the exons ATGTCTCCATTAGTACTGCTGTCAGTTTATGGCATCTACGTATTCGGCTTCATATCCAACATTTTCGGATACTCGTGCCAATTTGGATATATGCATCCAGCTGCAGTGCCCATTTATGAAGCCGAGATTAGTTGGGACTGTGCCGTCCGCTACATGAAGTATGCAGACAATGCGTTGAGCGGG GACAGTATCAAGTTTACAATAAATCTGATATTGGTTTTTGATGAAAGTCAACCGGAATCGACTATAAAAGCAGCGATAGTTCAAGGCGGTATTGGTTTCAATTACACAACATTGCGTTTGAGCTGCGCTCAGTTTGCGGATGCCGAATCCAGAAGTGCCAAAGTAACTGTCCTCATATATGGCCTTCCTATCGAACAATAG
- the mRpS29 gene encoding small ribosomal subunit protein mS29, whose protein sequence is MKMLRKQFVNLSRVSTHLPRNVLASRAASRGAEMSTNVAPAETATAPPPVINEFRTGVTNPGEQSELHVAKFYTIPIEEKKQIFSGGGLPKQYEKQIKTFTEACLMVRSPALELLHYIKNADLTKPAVRYVLYGDNGVGKTLTMAHVLHYGALNDFLLVHVPWAPNWMKRPKEAANSASQEGFIDLPFDAAAWLIHFKAQNSKLLQRLQLKTSKEYVWSKRESTPAGATLIELVEHGIARIKYASETTAALISELKQLATAGQCKIMVAIDGYNAFFHPITRIFSDNKQRVSPDRITLTQPFLDITSYDWTNGVCVLSVDKIAMTEGYMSSYMPRYLLGKEGFEHLDPFVPVHVGNYTDKEFISYINYYLDRHWISKTQPGFEEQLKFLSNMNPYTLMRLVRGL, encoded by the coding sequence ATGAAAATGCTTCGTAAACAATTTGTTAACTTGTCGCGCGTCTCAACGCACCTGCCGCGTAATGTGTTAGCATCGCGTGCGGCGAGCCGCGGTGCAGAAATGTCAACAAATGTGGCACCGGCTGAAACGGCGACCGCACCTCCCCCCGTCATCAATGAGTTTCGGACTGGCGTAACCAATCCCGGTGAGCAATCGGAGCTGCATGTGGCTAAATTCTATACCATACCGATCGAAGAGAAGAAGCAAATCTTTAGCGGAGGCGGTTTACCGAAACAGTACGAGAAACagataaaaacatttacagAAGCCTGCCTAATGGTGCGTTCTCCTGCCCTGGAGCTGTTGCATTATATCAAGAATGCGGATCTGACGAAACCGGCGGTACGCTATGTGCTGTATGGCGACAACGGCGTGGGCAAGACCCTGACCATGGCACATGTTTTGCATTATGGCGCACTCAACGACTTTCTGCTGGTGCATGTGCCTTGGGCACCCAACTGGATGAAACGTCCCAAGGAGGCAGCAAATTCAGCCAGCCAAGAGGGCTTCATAGATCTGCCATTCGATGCTGCCGCCTGGCTGATACACTTTAAAGCGCAAAACTCCAAACTGCTGCAACGCTTACAGCTAAAGACCAGCAAGGAGTACGTGTGGAGCAAGCGTGAGAGCACGCCAGCTGGCGCTACACTGATAGAACTTGTGGAGCATGGCATTGCGCGAATCAAGTATGCCTCGGAAACGACAGCTGCGCTGATCTCGGAACTGAAACAGCTTGCCACTGCCGGACAGTGTAAGATCATGGTGGCCATTGATGGATACAATGCCTTCTTTCATCCCATTACGCGCATCTTTTCCGACAACAAGCAGCGTGTGTCACCGGATCGCATAACTCTAACGCAACCTTTTCTAGACATCACCAGCTACGACTGGACCAATGGCGTTTGTGTTCTGTCCGTTGACAAAATAGCCATGACCGAGGGCTACATGTCTTCCTATATGCCACGCTATCTGCTTGGCAAAGAGGGCTTCGAGCATCTGGATCCGTTTGTGCCTGTCCATGTTGGCAACTACACGGACAAGGAATTCATTAGCTATATCAATTACTATTTGGATCGCCACTGGATCTCAAAGACGCAGCCGGGCTTCGAAGAGCAGCTCAAATTTTTGAGCAATATGAATCCCTACACCCTAATGCGGCTCGTCAGAGGCCTCTAG
- the qkr58E-2 gene encoding KH domain-containing, RNA-binding, signal transduction-associated protein 1, giving the protein MAENGMRVGPGSSAAAANANAGASNGEHENEHNAADNEKVQPARLNESAQKYMQELMSERSRMESQFPLALKLIDEALERVQLNGRIPTRDQYADVYQQRTIKLSQKVHVPIKDKKFNYVGKLLGPKGNSLRRLQEETQCKIVILGRFSMKDRTREEELRNSADAKYAHLNLPLHVEVSTIAPPAEAYARVAYALAEIRRYLIPDKHDDIRQEQYRELMEDPEAAKKLTLRQLQQQQQQQQQQQQQQQQQQSTAAGGSGNGNNRSGGNYRQKYQQQSHYHHNDETVYYRSHNNAYHQPKPYVPAAQRGNTMHTTLPPQGIVRDSPCMVVSSASFNGRNAGLGNAGGGIMANTIVAAAGGGIGGAVPPIRHYRPAAPYQFVKK; this is encoded by the exons ATGGCGGAAAACGGAATGCGTGTCGGCCCAGGGTCATCGGCGGCGGCTGCCAATGCGAATGCTGGCGCCAGCAACGGGGAGCACGAGAATGAACACAATGCTGCGGACAACGAGAAGGTGCAGCCGGCGCGTCTAAACGAATCGGCCCAGAAATATATGCAGGAACTGATGAGCGAGCGATCGCGCATGGAGAGCCAATTTCCATTGGCATTAAAACTAATTGACGAAG CTTTGGAGAGGGTGCAGCTAAACGGGCGCATCCCGACGAGAGACCAGTACGCCGATGTGTACCAGCAGCGGACGATTAAATTGTCGCAGAAGGTGCACGTGCCGATTAAGGATAAGAAGTTCAACTATGTTGGCAAGCTGCTTGGCCCCAAGGGCAACTCGCTGCGCCGGCTGCAGGAAGAGACGCAGTGTAAAATTGTTATTCTGGGGCGATTCTCAATGAAGGATCGCACACGCGAGGAGGAGCTACGCAATTCTGCGGACGCCAAATATGCCCACCTGAATCTGCCGCTCCACGTCGAAGTGTCCACCATAGCGCCACCAGCCGAGGCATACGCTCGTGTTGCCTATGCACTGGCCGAGATCAGGCGGTATCTTATACCCGATAAGCACGATGATATTCGTCAGGAGCAGTACCGGGAGCTCATGGAGGATCCGGAAGCTGCCAAAAAGTTGACCCTGCGccaattgcaacagcagcagcagcaacaacagcaacagcagcagcaacaacaacaacaacaatcaactgCTGCcggtggcagcggcaacggcaacaatcGCTCTGGTGGCAACTACAG ACAAAAGTATCAGCAGCAATCGCACTATCATCACAACGACGAGACTGTCTACTACCGTTCACACAACAATGCCTATCACCAGCCAAAGCCCTATGTGCCAG CTGCCCAGCGGGGCAATACAATGCATACAACCTTGCCGCCGCAGGGAATTGTGCGTGACTCACCTTGCATGGTGGTCAGCTCGGCCAGTTTTAATGGGCGCAACGCTGGCCTGGGCAATGCTGGCGGCGGGATAATGGCAAATAccattgttgctgccgctggtgGTGGAATTGGTGGTGCTGTGCCGCCAATAAGGCATTACCGTCCCGCTGCCCCATATCAATTTGTCAAGAAATAA